In the Variovorax sp. S12S4 genome, one interval contains:
- a CDS encoding peptidoglycan D,D-transpeptidase FtsI family protein, whose product MSRRSVRYTTSPLLASKTPVWRSKFIVAGIALGFVVLAGRAAYVQVFNNSFFQRQGEVRFARTLELPANRGRILDRNGLILASSVVAPSIWAIPEDIERDDPEVRAKLKQVAKLLEMPQKEFDKKLEDEDKTFVWIKRQVDEPIAKQIAALNLKGIYQRKEYKRQYPEGEAAAHVVGFTNVEDNGQEGIELSFNKELAGKAGSRRVIKDRLGRVVEGVGEQVPPVDGKDIQLSVDSKVQFFAYQKLRDAVTARRAKAGSVVVLDAVTGEVLALANYPSYVPDKRQNLTGEQLRNRALTDTFEPGSTMKPITVAMALEAGRVKPSTLIETSPGRYQMGGFTISDTHNYGTLTVEGVIQKSSNVGALKIAQKMSPHEMWDTYTALGYGQKPQIQFPGAVTGRLRPWKTWKPVEQATMAYGYGLSASLFQMAHSYTAFAHDGAIIPVTILKSNEPPVGVRVFSPSNALAVRKMLQMAAGPGGTGTRAQTIGYSVGGKSGTAHKQVGKGYASNKYRAWFTGMAPIEKPRIIVGVMIDEPSDGQYFGGVAAAPVFSEVVQQTLRMMNVAPDLAVKPLVVTQGVDESF is encoded by the coding sequence ATGAGCCGCCGCAGCGTCCGCTACACCACAAGCCCCTTGCTCGCGAGCAAGACGCCGGTCTGGCGCAGCAAGTTCATCGTGGCCGGCATTGCGCTCGGCTTCGTCGTGCTGGCGGGCCGGGCCGCGTACGTGCAGGTCTTCAACAACAGCTTCTTCCAGCGGCAGGGCGAAGTGCGTTTTGCGCGCACGCTGGAGCTGCCGGCCAACCGCGGGCGCATTCTCGACCGCAACGGGCTCATCCTGGCCTCCAGCGTGGTGGCGCCGAGCATCTGGGCCATTCCGGAAGACATCGAGCGCGACGATCCCGAGGTGCGCGCCAAGCTCAAGCAGGTGGCCAAGCTGCTCGAAATGCCGCAGAAGGAGTTCGACAAGAAGCTCGAGGACGAAGACAAGACCTTCGTCTGGATCAAGCGCCAGGTCGACGAGCCCATTGCCAAGCAGATTGCCGCGCTCAACCTCAAGGGCATCTACCAGCGCAAGGAATACAAGCGCCAGTACCCCGAGGGCGAGGCTGCCGCGCACGTGGTGGGCTTCACCAACGTCGAAGACAACGGACAGGAAGGCATCGAGCTTTCCTTCAACAAGGAGCTGGCCGGCAAGGCCGGCTCGCGCCGCGTCATCAAGGATCGCCTGGGCCGCGTGGTCGAGGGCGTGGGCGAGCAGGTGCCGCCGGTCGACGGCAAGGACATCCAGCTCAGCGTCGACAGCAAGGTGCAGTTCTTCGCCTATCAAAAGCTGCGCGACGCCGTGACGGCGCGCCGTGCCAAGGCCGGCAGCGTGGTGGTGCTCGACGCCGTGACCGGCGAAGTGCTGGCGCTGGCCAACTACCCGAGCTACGTGCCCGACAAGCGCCAGAACCTCACCGGCGAACAGCTGCGCAATCGCGCGCTCACCGACACCTTCGAGCCCGGCTCGACCATGAAGCCGATCACCGTGGCCATGGCGCTGGAGGCCGGCCGCGTGAAGCCGTCCACGCTCATCGAAACCTCGCCAGGCCGCTACCAAATGGGCGGCTTCACCATCAGCGACACGCACAACTACGGCACGCTCACAGTCGAAGGCGTGATCCAGAAGTCGAGCAACGTCGGCGCGCTGAAGATCGCGCAGAAGATGTCTCCGCATGAAATGTGGGACACCTACACCGCGCTCGGCTACGGCCAGAAGCCGCAGATCCAGTTTCCCGGGGCGGTGACCGGGCGACTGCGCCCCTGGAAGACCTGGAAGCCGGTCGAGCAAGCCACCATGGCCTACGGCTACGGCCTGTCGGCGTCGCTGTTTCAAATGGCGCATTCGTACACAGCCTTCGCGCACGACGGCGCGATCATTCCGGTCACCATTCTGAAGAGCAACGAGCCGCCCGTCGGCGTGCGGGTGTTCTCGCCCTCGAACGCGCTGGCGGTGCGCAAGATGCTGCAGATGGCCGCAGGGCCGGGCGGCACCGGCACGCGCGCGCAGACCATCGGCTATTCGGTCGGCGGCAAGTCGGGCACGGCGCACAAACAGGTTGGCAAAGGTTACGCAAGCAACAAATATCGCGCGTGGTTCACCGGCATGGCGCCCATCGAAAAGCCGCGCATCATCGTCGGCGTGATGATCGACGAGCCGAGCGACGGCCAGTACTTCGGCGGCGTGGCCGCCGCGCCTGTTTTCAGCGAAGTCGTGCAGCAGACCCTGCGCATGATGAACGTTGCGCCCGATCTCGCGGTCAAACCTCTGGTGGTGACGCAAGGCGTCGACGAGAGCTTCTGA
- a CDS encoding UDP-N-acetylmuramoyl-L-alanyl-D-glutamate--2,6-diaminopimelate ligase — protein MLTLTSPQLAALWLQERVQGALHADSRPVGAGDGFIAWPGAATDGRKHVAAALAQGAAACLVEHEGVEAFGFDQGEFSDRIASYPGLKAATGPIASAFYGNPSAALEVLAVTGTNGKTSTAWWLAEALSTLTVPGGVRTLRLDGSTERSVPSPCAVMGTLGIGVPPELTYTGLTTPDPVMMQRELRALVERGFGACAIEASSIGIAERRLDGARIAVAVFTNFTQDHLDYHGSMEAYWQAKAELFRWPGLRAAVINIDDVHGASLCANLIEAGVGALDVWTVSAAGSPARLMARDVGYDAQGLQFLVAEHGTDAVERISTGLIGQYNVANLLGVLGTLRALGLTLAEAVAACANLGSVPGRMERVSAGAGAPLAVVDYAHTPDALDKALAGLRPLAQQRGGTLWCLFGCGGDRDPIKRPMMAAVAERQADRVIVTSDNPRSENPDAIISQVLLGLSRPEAAQVQPDRAAAIADAIAQAAPQDVVLIAGKGHEAWQEIAGQRIPFSDRIHAQDALAQRGAA, from the coding sequence ATGCTGACACTCACTTCTCCCCAGCTCGCCGCGCTCTGGCTCCAGGAGCGCGTGCAGGGTGCGCTGCATGCGGACAGCCGGCCCGTAGGCGCCGGCGACGGCTTCATTGCCTGGCCCGGCGCCGCAACCGACGGGCGCAAGCACGTGGCGGCTGCACTGGCGCAAGGTGCCGCGGCCTGCCTGGTCGAGCACGAAGGCGTGGAAGCCTTCGGCTTCGACCAGGGCGAATTCAGCGACCGCATCGCAAGCTACCCGGGCCTCAAGGCTGCGACGGGCCCGATCGCCTCCGCGTTCTACGGCAACCCCTCGGCCGCGCTCGAAGTGCTGGCCGTCACGGGCACCAACGGCAAGACGTCGACCGCATGGTGGCTGGCCGAAGCGCTGTCCACCTTGACCGTGCCCGGCGGCGTTCGCACCCTGCGGCTCGACGGAAGCACCGAGCGCAGCGTGCCGTCGCCCTGCGCGGTCATGGGCACGCTGGGCATCGGCGTGCCGCCGGAGCTCACCTACACCGGCCTCACCACGCCCGACCCGGTAATGATGCAGCGCGAACTGCGCGCGCTGGTCGAACGCGGTTTCGGCGCCTGCGCCATCGAGGCATCGTCGATCGGCATTGCCGAGCGCCGGCTCGACGGCGCGCGTATTGCCGTGGCCGTGTTCACCAACTTCACGCAGGACCACCTCGACTACCACGGCAGCATGGAGGCCTACTGGCAAGCCAAGGCCGAGCTGTTCCGCTGGCCCGGATTGCGCGCCGCGGTCATCAACATCGACGACGTGCACGGCGCGAGCCTGTGCGCCAACCTGATCGAAGCCGGCGTCGGCGCGCTCGACGTGTGGACCGTTTCGGCCGCCGGTTCTCCGGCGCGGTTGATGGCACGCGACGTGGGCTACGACGCGCAGGGGCTTCAGTTCTTGGTGGCCGAGCACGGCACCGATGCCGTCGAGCGCATCTCGACCGGACTGATCGGCCAGTACAACGTGGCCAACCTGCTGGGCGTGCTGGGCACGCTGCGCGCGTTGGGTCTTACGCTCGCGGAGGCCGTGGCGGCTTGCGCGAATCTCGGCAGCGTGCCGGGCCGCATGGAGCGGGTGAGTGCCGGTGCGGGTGCGCCGCTGGCGGTGGTCGACTACGCCCACACGCCCGACGCGCTCGACAAGGCGCTGGCCGGCTTGCGCCCGCTCGCGCAGCAGCGCGGCGGCACGCTCTGGTGCCTGTTCGGCTGCGGCGGCGATCGCGACCCGATCAAGCGGCCGATGATGGCGGCGGTGGCCGAGCGCCAGGCCGACCGCGTGATCGTGACCAGCGACAACCCGCGCAGCGAGAACCCCGACGCGATCATCAGCCAGGTGCTGCTCGGCCTCTCGCGCCCCGAAGCGGCCCAGGTGCAGCCCGACCGGGCGGCCGCCATTGCCGACGCCATTGCGCAGGCCGCGCCGCAAGACGTGGTGCTCATCGCCGGCAAGGGCCATGAAGCCTGGCAGGAAATTGCCGGCCAGCGCATTCCGTTCTCCGACCGCATCCACGCGCAGGACGCGCTCGCCCAGCGAGGTGCCGCATGA
- a CDS encoding UDP-N-acetylmuramoyl-tripeptide--D-alanyl-D-alanine ligase, whose protein sequence is MSDAMMLTLAQAQQWIPGSRLVGDPGTAIARVHTDTRTLSQGDLFVALKGERFDANEFLADAKAHGAVAAIAHHGLEAAGLAGLEVPDSLAALGALGARWRAQFDLPLIAVTGSNGKTTVTQMIAAILVAFRADRAMATAGNFNNEIGVPLTLLRLRAKHQHAVVELGMNHPGEIARLAAIARPTIALVNNAQREHLEFMATVDAVARENGAVFSFLPEGGTAVFPHADEFSPLWNDMARDGASPRCMTFGEQPDADISLVRADWGHGAWQVGIRTPLGDFDASLHIAGRHNVVNALAATACALAAGVSLETIAAGLTKFEPVKGRSKASEVVLPGGHSLTLVDDTYNANPDSVRAAIDVLAALPGPRLLVLGDMGEVGDHAFEFHTEVGDWARQRGIEAVYALGAETAHSIAAFGGGSSGSDGRHFAEIDALNAAVLARLPQVGSVLVKGSRFMKMERVVQAIEQSRQQQKEAGHDA, encoded by the coding sequence ATGAGCGACGCCATGATGCTCACGCTGGCCCAGGCGCAGCAGTGGATTCCCGGCTCGCGCCTGGTGGGCGACCCCGGAACCGCGATTGCCCGCGTTCACACCGACACCCGCACGCTGTCGCAGGGCGACCTGTTCGTGGCGCTCAAGGGCGAGCGCTTCGACGCCAATGAATTCCTGGCCGACGCCAAGGCGCACGGTGCCGTGGCCGCCATTGCGCACCATGGGCTGGAGGCTGCCGGCCTGGCCGGTCTCGAGGTGCCCGATTCCCTCGCGGCCCTCGGTGCACTGGGCGCACGCTGGCGCGCACAGTTCGATCTGCCGCTCATCGCCGTGACCGGCAGCAACGGCAAGACCACCGTCACGCAAATGATCGCGGCCATCCTGGTCGCCTTCAGGGCCGACCGTGCCATGGCGACGGCCGGCAATTTCAACAACGAGATCGGCGTGCCGCTGACGCTGCTGCGCCTGCGGGCCAAGCACCAGCATGCAGTGGTCGAGCTGGGCATGAATCACCCGGGCGAGATTGCACGCCTGGCCGCCATTGCGCGCCCGACCATTGCGCTGGTGAACAACGCCCAGCGCGAACACCTCGAGTTCATGGCCACCGTCGATGCGGTGGCGCGCGAAAACGGTGCGGTGTTTTCCTTCTTGCCGGAGGGTGGCACCGCCGTGTTCCCGCATGCCGACGAGTTCAGTCCGCTGTGGAACGACATGGCACGTGACGGCGCATCGCCCCGGTGCATGACCTTCGGCGAGCAGCCGGACGCCGATATTTCGCTGGTCCGTGCCGACTGGGGGCATGGCGCCTGGCAGGTCGGCATTCGCACGCCGCTGGGAGACTTCGATGCGAGCCTGCACATTGCGGGCCGGCACAACGTCGTCAATGCGCTGGCGGCCACCGCCTGCGCGCTTGCGGCCGGGGTTTCGCTCGAAACCATTGCAGCGGGCCTCACCAAATTCGAACCAGTGAAGGGCCGTTCCAAGGCGAGCGAGGTTGTGCTGCCCGGCGGGCATTCGCTCACGCTTGTGGACGACACCTACAACGCGAATCCCGATTCCGTGCGCGCCGCCATCGACGTGCTCGCGGCGCTGCCTGGCCCGCGCCTGCTGGTGCTGGGAGACATGGGCGAGGTGGGCGACCACGCATTCGAATTTCATACCGAGGTGGGCGACTGGGCGCGGCAGCGCGGCATCGAGGCCGTGTACGCGCTGGGTGCCGAAACGGCGCACAGCATTGCCGCATTCGGCGGTGGAAGCAGCGGCAGCGATGGCCGGCACTTCGCGGAGATCGATGCGCTCAACGCCGCCGTGCTCGCGCGCTTGCCGCAGGTCGGGAGCGTGCTGGTCAAGGGCTCGCGCTTCATGAAGATGGAGCGGGTGGTGCAGGCCATCGAGCAATCACGACAACAACAAAAGGAGGCCGGTCATGACGCATGA
- the mraY gene encoding phospho-N-acetylmuramoyl-pentapeptide-transferase — protein sequence MLMSLAQWLQTLSPEFGFLRVFQYLTFRALMAALTALVVGLVAGPYVIRRLAALKIGQPVRGYGMETHLTKSGTPTMGGVLVLFAIAFATLLWFDLSNRFVWIVLWVTMGFGAIGWVDDWRKVVRKDPEGMRSREKYFWQSVVGLIAGFYLLFSISESSNWRVLQLFFAWVQSGFDLDFPPKINLLVPFFKEVSYPLGGIGFVVLTYLVIVGASNAVNLTDGLDGLAIMPVVMVGSALGVFAYVTGSAVYSKYLLFPNIPGSGELLVFCSAMAGAGLAFLWFNTHPAQVFMGDVGALALGGALGTIAVIVRQEIVFFIMGGIFVVEAISVMAQVMYFKYTKKRYGEGRRVLKMAPLHHHFEKSGWRETQVVVRFWIITMLLCLVGLSTLKLR from the coding sequence ATGCTGATGAGCCTGGCCCAATGGCTGCAAACACTGTCGCCCGAGTTCGGGTTTTTGCGCGTTTTTCAGTACCTCACCTTCCGTGCGCTGATGGCCGCGCTCACGGCGCTGGTGGTCGGCCTGGTCGCCGGTCCGTATGTGATCCGCCGCCTGGCCGCGCTCAAGATCGGCCAGCCGGTGCGCGGCTACGGCATGGAAACGCACCTGACCAAGAGCGGCACGCCCACCATGGGCGGCGTGCTGGTGCTGTTTGCCATCGCCTTTGCCACGCTGCTGTGGTTCGACCTGTCGAACCGCTTCGTCTGGATCGTGCTGTGGGTGACGATGGGCTTCGGCGCCATCGGCTGGGTCGACGACTGGCGCAAGGTGGTGCGCAAGGACCCGGAAGGCATGCGCTCGCGCGAGAAGTATTTCTGGCAGTCGGTGGTCGGCCTGATCGCCGGCTTCTACCTGCTCTTCAGCATTTCCGAAAGCTCGAACTGGCGCGTGCTGCAGCTGTTCTTCGCCTGGGTGCAGTCGGGTTTCGATCTCGACTTTCCGCCGAAGATCAACCTGCTGGTGCCGTTCTTCAAGGAAGTGAGCTATCCGCTCGGCGGTATCGGCTTTGTGGTGCTCACTTACCTGGTGATCGTGGGCGCAAGCAATGCCGTCAACCTGACAGACGGCCTGGACGGCCTGGCGATCATGCCGGTGGTGATGGTGGGCTCGGCGCTGGGCGTGTTCGCCTATGTCACCGGCAGCGCCGTGTATTCCAAGTACCTGCTGTTTCCCAACATTCCGGGCTCGGGCGAGTTGCTGGTGTTCTGCTCGGCCATGGCCGGTGCGGGGCTGGCGTTTCTCTGGTTCAACACCCATCCGGCGCAGGTCTTCATGGGCGACGTGGGCGCGCTGGCGCTCGGCGGCGCGCTGGGCACCATCGCGGTCATCGTGCGCCAGGAGATCGTGTTCTTCATCATGGGCGGCATCTTCGTGGTCGAGGCGATCTCGGTGATGGCCCAGGTCATGTACTTCAAGTACACCAAGAAGCGCTACGGCGAGGGCCGGCGCGTGCTCAAGATGGCGCCGCTGCACCACCACTTCGAGAAAAGCGGCTGGCGCGAGACGCAGGTCGTGGTGCGCTTCTGGATCATCACGATGCTGTTGTGCCTCGTGGGTCTTTCAACGCTGAAGCTGCGGTGA
- the murD gene encoding UDP-N-acetylmuramoyl-L-alanine--D-glutamate ligase, producing MAEAMPRDPSLSIPVSPPSDEAPNAETPNAETPEATAASPAPATVSRLPSTGKPYVPTAAREAAEFVAKIAELAASNPASAAVEEEPTAQLPLVPIEEPPAPKGYTPAVLAITGTNGKTTVTALTGQLVERAGKTVAVAGNIGPTLLDTLAAHIDAETLPDVWVLELSSFQLDGVQGFEPTAATVLNLTQDHLDWHGDMPAYAAAKARIFGAQGLMVLNRDDPGVMGMLPAPVRVKLQRPQIRTHITFGSAMPLRPGDYGIERVNGMAWLVRALEADETQKRKRGAVVEEEIFLQRLMPADALRIRGRHNAMNALAALALASAADCPLGPMLYGLREYRGEPHRVEPIALVDDVEYFDDSKGTNVGATAAALSGLGEDRRVVVILGGEGKGQDFEPLAEPVRQFARAVVLIGRDAPLIEQALASTGVSLMHAGSMEEAVNLAAARANPGDAVLLSPACASFDMFKDYEHRAAVFREAVQTLADNPREAASSSNDSDFSSGDPV from the coding sequence ATGGCGGAAGCCATGCCGCGCGATCCTTCTCTGAGCATTCCTGTTTCGCCGCCTTCGGACGAAGCGCCGAACGCAGAAACGCCGAACGCAGAAACACCTGAAGCGACCGCCGCATCGCCGGCGCCCGCTACCGTTTCGAGGCTGCCGAGCACCGGCAAGCCCTACGTGCCTACCGCGGCCAGGGAAGCCGCCGAATTCGTCGCCAAGATTGCCGAGCTCGCCGCCTCCAATCCGGCTTCCGCCGCCGTCGAGGAAGAGCCGACGGCCCAGCTCCCACTGGTGCCGATCGAAGAGCCGCCGGCACCGAAGGGCTACACGCCCGCCGTGCTTGCCATCACCGGCACCAACGGCAAGACCACCGTCACCGCGCTCACGGGCCAGCTGGTCGAGCGCGCGGGCAAGACCGTAGCGGTGGCGGGCAACATCGGCCCGACGCTGCTCGACACGCTGGCTGCACACATCGACGCCGAGACGCTGCCCGACGTGTGGGTGCTCGAACTCTCGAGCTTCCAGCTCGACGGCGTGCAGGGCTTCGAGCCCACGGCCGCAACGGTGCTCAACCTCACGCAGGACCATCTCGACTGGCACGGCGACATGCCCGCGTACGCGGCTGCGAAGGCGCGCATCTTCGGCGCGCAAGGCCTTATGGTGCTGAACCGCGACGACCCGGGCGTGATGGGGATGTTGCCCGCGCCCGTCAGGGTGAAGCTGCAGCGTCCGCAGATCCGCACGCACATTACCTTCGGCAGCGCGATGCCGCTGCGCCCGGGCGACTACGGCATCGAGCGCGTCAACGGCATGGCCTGGCTGGTGCGCGCGTTGGAAGCCGACGAAACGCAAAAGCGCAAGCGCGGCGCGGTGGTGGAAGAAGAAATCTTCCTTCAGCGCCTGATGCCTGCGGACGCGCTGCGCATTCGCGGGCGCCACAACGCCATGAACGCATTGGCTGCACTTGCGCTCGCCAGCGCCGCCGACTGCCCACTCGGCCCCATGCTCTATGGCCTGCGCGAATACCGCGGCGAGCCGCACCGGGTCGAACCGATCGCGCTGGTGGACGATGTCGAGTATTTCGACGACAGCAAGGGCACCAACGTCGGTGCCACGGCCGCCGCCCTGAGCGGCCTGGGCGAAGACCGGCGCGTGGTCGTCATCCTCGGCGGCGAAGGCAAGGGACAAGACTTCGAACCACTGGCCGAGCCGGTGCGCCAGTTTGCGCGCGCCGTGGTGCTCATCGGCCGCGACGCGCCGCTGATCGAACAGGCGCTGGCCTCCACCGGCGTCTCGCTGATGCATGCGGGCTCGATGGAAGAAGCCGTGAACCTGGCCGCCGCGCGCGCCAACCCCGGCGATGCCGTGCTGTTGTCACCGGCCTGTGCGAGCTTCGACATGTTCAAGGACTACGAACACCGCGCCGCGGTGTTCCGCGAAGCCGTGCAGACGCTCGCGGACAACCCGCGCGAAGCGGCCTCGTCGTCGAACGATTCCGACTTTTCCTCGGGAGACCCGGTTTGA
- the ftsW gene encoding putative lipid II flippase FtsW produces MNTTAAGATPNAKPTRFGGWFGRARSGIDALPMHLPVRLGGAGVTQTKATPMRVLGFDQALVWVTVALLTWGLVMVYSASIALPDNPRFARAGYGPVFFLTRHAASVAVAFIAALLAFQIPMKTWERSAPWLFVASLLLLVAVLIPHIGINVNGARRWLPLGFMRFQPSELAKLAMVFYAASYMVRKMEIKERFFRAVLPMGIAVVVVGMLVMAEPDMGAFMVIAVIAMGILFLGGVNARMFFVIAALVVVAFGTIVASSPWRRERIFAYLDPWSEEHALGKGYQLSHSLIAIGRGEIFGVGLGGSVEKLHWLPEAHTDFLLAVIGEEFGLVGVLLIIGLFLWLTRRIMHIGRQAIALDRVFSGLVAQGVGVWIGFQAFINMGVNLGALPTKGLTLPLMSFGGSAILMNLVALAVVLRIDYENRVLMRGGRI; encoded by the coding sequence TTGAACACCACAGCCGCCGGCGCCACGCCCAACGCCAAGCCCACCCGTTTCGGTGGCTGGTTCGGGCGCGCGCGCAGCGGCATCGACGCCTTGCCCATGCACCTGCCGGTGCGGCTGGGCGGCGCCGGCGTTACGCAGACCAAGGCCACGCCGATGCGTGTGCTGGGCTTCGACCAGGCGCTGGTCTGGGTGACCGTCGCGCTGCTCACCTGGGGCCTGGTGATGGTGTACTCAGCCTCCATTGCGCTACCGGACAACCCGCGCTTCGCACGCGCGGGATACGGCCCGGTGTTCTTCCTCACGCGGCATGCGGCGTCGGTGGCGGTGGCGTTCATCGCGGCGCTGCTGGCCTTCCAGATTCCCATGAAGACGTGGGAGCGCTCTGCGCCCTGGCTCTTCGTGGCCTCGTTGCTGCTGCTGGTGGCGGTGCTCATTCCGCACATCGGCATCAACGTGAACGGCGCGCGGCGCTGGCTGCCGCTGGGCTTCATGCGCTTTCAGCCGTCCGAACTCGCCAAGCTCGCAATGGTGTTCTATGCCGCCAGCTACATGGTGCGCAAGATGGAAATCAAGGAGCGCTTCTTCCGCGCGGTGCTGCCGATGGGCATTGCAGTAGTGGTGGTCGGCATGCTGGTGATGGCCGAGCCCGACATGGGCGCCTTCATGGTGATTGCCGTGATCGCCATGGGCATCCTGTTCCTGGGCGGCGTGAACGCGCGCATGTTCTTCGTCATTGCCGCGCTGGTGGTGGTGGCCTTCGGCACCATCGTGGCCAGCAGCCCGTGGCGGCGCGAGCGCATCTTTGCGTACCTCGACCCGTGGAGCGAGGAGCATGCGCTGGGCAAGGGCTACCAGCTCTCGCATTCGCTCATTGCCATCGGCCGCGGCGAGATCTTCGGCGTGGGGCTGGGCGGCAGCGTTGAAAAACTGCACTGGCTGCCCGAGGCGCACACCGACTTCCTGCTGGCCGTAATTGGCGAGGAGTTCGGCCTGGTCGGCGTGCTGCTGATCATCGGCCTGTTCCTCTGGCTGACCCGACGCATCATGCACATCGGCCGCCAGGCGATCGCACTCGACCGCGTGTTCTCGGGGCTCGTGGCGCAGGGCGTGGGCGTGTGGATCGGCTTCCAGGCCTTCATCAACATGGGCGTGAACCTCGGCGCGCTGCCGACCAAGGGGCTGACCTTGCCGCTGATGAGCTTCGGCGGCTCGGCCATCCTGATGAACCTGGTGGCTCTGGCGGTAGTGCTGCGAATCGATTATGAGAATCGTGTGCTGATGCGTGGAGGCCGCATATGA